One stretch of Saccharomonospora xinjiangensis XJ-54 DNA includes these proteins:
- a CDS encoding ring-opening amidohydrolase — protein sequence MPSAIEVRKVPIHSVADASELAKLIDDGVFEADRVVAIIGKTEGNGGVNDFTRIIADRAFREVLVDKGTRPMEEVRQIPIVWSGGTDGVISPHATIFATVPEEKAEPTDEPRLTVGFAMSEQILPEEIGRRPMIEKVAAGVKEAMARAGITDPADVHYVQTKTPLLTIDTIRDAKSRGKSVWTEHTLESMDLSNGTTALGIGVALGELELPSDEEVLHNRDLYSKVASCSSGVELDRAQIVVVGNARGVGGRYRIGHSVMRDALDQDGIWDAIRDAGLTLPESPRHTDLDGRLVNVFLKCEASADGMVRGRRNAMLDDSDVHWHRQIKACVGGVTAAVTGDPAVFVSVSAVHQGPSGGGTVAAIVDLGAEPTGYRAPRD from the coding sequence ATGCCATCCGCGATCGAAGTACGCAAGGTGCCGATCCACTCGGTCGCCGACGCGAGCGAGCTGGCCAAGCTGATCGACGACGGGGTGTTCGAGGCCGACCGCGTCGTCGCGATCATCGGCAAGACCGAGGGCAACGGCGGGGTGAACGACTTCACCCGCATCATCGCCGACCGCGCCTTCCGTGAGGTGCTCGTTGACAAGGGCACCCGGCCGATGGAGGAGGTCCGGCAAATCCCGATCGTCTGGTCGGGCGGGACCGACGGTGTGATCAGCCCGCACGCCACGATCTTCGCCACCGTCCCCGAAGAGAAGGCCGAGCCGACCGACGAGCCACGGCTGACCGTCGGGTTCGCGATGAGCGAGCAGATTCTTCCCGAGGAGATCGGCCGCCGCCCCATGATCGAGAAGGTCGCGGCAGGGGTGAAGGAAGCCATGGCCCGCGCGGGTATCACCGACCCCGCCGACGTCCACTATGTACAGACTAAGACGCCGCTGCTGACCATCGACACGATTCGTGACGCCAAGAGCCGGGGCAAGTCGGTGTGGACGGAGCACACGCTGGAGTCGATGGACCTGTCCAACGGCACGACCGCACTCGGCATCGGGGTGGCGCTGGGTGAGCTCGAACTGCCGAGCGACGAGGAAGTCCTGCACAACCGCGACCTGTACTCCAAGGTCGCATCGTGCTCCTCGGGTGTGGAACTGGACAGGGCGCAGATCGTGGTCGTCGGCAACGCCAGGGGCGTCGGCGGCCGGTACCGCATCGGCCACTCCGTGATGCGGGACGCGCTGGATCAGGACGGCATCTGGGACGCCATCCGCGACGCCGGGCTCACCCTGCCGGAGAGCCCAAGGCACACCGACCTGGACGGTCGGCTGGTCAACGTGTTCCTCAAGTGCGAGGCCTCGGCGGACGGCATGGTGCGCGGGCGGCGTAACGCGATGCTGGACGACTCCGACGTGCACTGGCACCGGCAGATCAAGGCCTGCGTCGGCGGCGTCACGGCCGCGGTGACCGGCGACCCCGCCGTCTTCGTGTCCGTTTCGGCCGTCCATCAAGGCCCTTCCGGGGGCGGCACGGTGGCGGCGATCGTCGATCTGGGTGCCGAGCCGACCGGCTACCGCGCTCCCCGCGACTGA
- a CDS encoding SRPBCC family protein codes for MRIAGEATLNAPVKQVWDALLDPAVLVRTIPGCERLETTGENSYSMTVTAGVASIKGTYGGTCTLRDLDPHRSLVLSAQGEGAPGTITANVKVVFGENEDGTTSLSYDADAVVGGMIGGVGQRMLTSVSKRLAGEFFDAVDGVLTGTEQAAAPVQAAEARQGAPVESTVFTAPVQARPAGDSDSFLKGVALGAGLMLLGVIAGSLTGRRCRG; via the coding sequence ATGAGGATTGCCGGAGAAGCCACCCTGAACGCGCCGGTGAAGCAGGTCTGGGACGCGTTACTGGACCCGGCGGTACTGGTCCGTACCATTCCGGGGTGCGAGCGGCTGGAGACGACAGGGGAGAATTCCTACTCGATGACCGTCACCGCCGGGGTGGCGTCGATCAAGGGCACCTACGGCGGGACCTGTACCCTGCGTGACCTCGACCCGCATCGGTCGCTGGTGCTGTCCGCTCAGGGCGAGGGCGCACCGGGCACGATCACCGCGAATGTCAAGGTGGTGTTCGGGGAGAACGAGGACGGCACGACGTCGCTGTCCTACGACGCCGACGCGGTGGTCGGCGGGATGATCGGCGGGGTGGGGCAGCGGATGCTGACCTCGGTGAGCAAGCGGCTGGCGGGTGAGTTCTTCGACGCCGTGGATGGTGTGCTCACCGGAACCGAGCAGGCTGCGGCGCCGGTGCAGGCCGCCGAAGCACGGCAGGGCGCTCCCGTGGAGTCCACTGTGTTCACCGCTCCCGTGCAGGCGAGACCCGCAGGGGATTCGGACTCCTTCCTCAAGGGGGTCGCCCTCGGTGCCGGTCTGATGCTGCTGGGGGTCATCGCGGGGTCGCTGACCGGCCGAAGGTGCCGGGGGTAG
- a CDS encoding carbamate kinase, whose product MRILIALGGNAMTAADGQARPEDQRAAITEAAEPIADLVAAGHQLLLTHGNGPQVGNLLVKNELAADVVAPVPLDWCGAQTQATVGMLLMNALDRALSARGLAARTAALVSRTLVDPGDEGMRTFTKPVGRYLTRAEAEKLMAHGQRFVEVPQRGWRRVVASPRPRKALDMPAAEALLDAGYVVVCSGGGGIPTVRAEDGTLHGVEAVIDKDLTAALLAEQIAANVLVIATDVESVVTDWGTPKAAPIGRVTSTRLREIAREQGFAAGSMGPKVDAVIQFAERAGGTGIITSLHRLADSVGGTVGTQVVPAATTSASRSA is encoded by the coding sequence ATGCGGATCCTGATCGCTCTCGGCGGCAACGCCATGACCGCCGCCGACGGGCAGGCTCGCCCGGAGGACCAGCGGGCGGCCATCACCGAGGCGGCGGAGCCGATCGCCGATCTTGTCGCCGCTGGACACCAGCTGCTGCTCACCCACGGCAACGGGCCGCAGGTGGGCAACCTGCTGGTGAAGAACGAACTCGCCGCCGACGTGGTGGCCCCGGTGCCGCTGGACTGGTGCGGGGCGCAGACCCAGGCCACCGTCGGCATGCTGCTGATGAACGCGCTGGACCGGGCACTGTCGGCACGCGGCCTTGCCGCACGAACCGCGGCGTTGGTCTCGCGCACGCTGGTTGACCCCGGCGACGAGGGGATGCGTACCTTCACCAAACCCGTCGGGCGCTACCTGACGCGCGCCGAGGCGGAGAAGCTGATGGCGCACGGGCAGCGGTTCGTCGAGGTGCCGCAACGAGGTTGGCGGCGCGTGGTCGCCTCGCCGCGACCACGGAAGGCGCTCGACATGCCCGCGGCCGAGGCATTGCTGGACGCGGGTTACGTCGTCGTGTGCTCCGGCGGCGGCGGGATTCCCACGGTGCGGGCCGAGGACGGCACCCTGCACGGGGTCGAAGCCGTCATCGACAAGGACCTCACCGCCGCGTTGCTCGCCGAGCAGATCGCAGCGAACGTGCTGGTGATCGCCACCGACGTCGAGTCGGTGGTGACGGACTGGGGTACCCCGAAGGCGGCTCCGATCGGCAGGGTCACCAGCACGCGCCTGCGCGAGATCGCGCGGGAACAGGGGTTCGCAGCCGGCTCCATGGGGCCGAAAGTGGATGCGGTCATCCAGTTCGCCGAACGGGCGGGAGGCACGGGCATCATCACCTCTCTGCACCGGCTGGCCGATTCCGTCGGCGGCACGGTCGGCACCCAGGTCGTGCCGGCAGCGACCACGAGCGCGTCGCGCTCGGCCTGA
- a CDS encoding hydantoinase B/oxoprolinase family protein has protein sequence MNTTTDSRRAPTRFPFGMLTADAGASADPVLVEIVQGSLASVEMEVETAIARTSRSPMIRDAHDFRAGIHDRLLRKLTGRSYSALVHPVARDFPLEEMKPGDVFFHNDVYRSEGGIGHLPDLCVTVPVFHDAGSGPEVVAFVQAFGHHDDIGGSVPGSMPSQATSVFEEGLMVPPIRLWEQGEPNRAALSIMTRNSRMPESLAADLDAECAACLMGARRLGELFDRYGRDTVEACFDSIIDRTTRTYRREILSKIPVGSWVWEDYAEHDGVDEPKLHRQRITLTRTAPDDPEGERLILDFAGTSPQAKGPINHCGDYSDGVFLKKWLAPILRNLADTPERMAELDVNEGIVPLIEMRFPPPGTLLTPVFPAPTNARTFVILRLLGVLAGVVAKAVDGDMPADQETIRYTGVYGEDHDGRAYLMREVLGGGSGGRSYADGEDTIHVVPDSRNLPTEFTESRFPFLVEKLSLAVDSGGAGKFRGGLGYEKHIRMLRDGHFMSIADRSILACWGVKGGKAGKPFEVTIDPGGPNERQVDALADAEPVKAGEVIRIRTTGGGGWGDPLERDPELVVRDVVWRKVSCDAALSDYGVVLTGSLDDDTVGYDAAATRDLRDRMRAEADGSAFFDRGPGYARLSGGESTAGVDWS, from the coding sequence ATGAATACGACAACCGACAGCCGCAGGGCGCCGACGCGGTTCCCGTTCGGGATGCTGACAGCGGATGCGGGCGCGAGCGCCGACCCGGTGCTGGTCGAGATCGTGCAGGGCAGCCTCGCATCGGTCGAGATGGAGGTGGAGACCGCCATCGCGCGGACCTCACGCAGCCCGATGATCCGCGACGCGCACGACTTCCGGGCAGGCATCCACGATCGGTTGTTGCGCAAGCTGACCGGCCGCTCCTACAGTGCGCTGGTCCACCCGGTGGCGCGGGATTTCCCGCTGGAGGAGATGAAGCCGGGCGATGTGTTCTTCCACAACGACGTCTACCGGTCGGAGGGTGGCATCGGGCATCTTCCCGACCTGTGTGTGACCGTGCCGGTGTTCCACGACGCCGGTTCCGGACCGGAGGTCGTGGCGTTCGTGCAGGCGTTCGGCCATCACGACGACATCGGAGGCTCGGTGCCCGGCTCGATGCCGAGCCAGGCGACGAGCGTGTTCGAGGAAGGGCTGATGGTGCCGCCGATCCGGTTGTGGGAACAGGGCGAGCCCAACCGCGCCGCGCTTTCCATCATGACGAGGAACTCGCGGATGCCCGAATCGCTCGCCGCCGACCTGGACGCGGAGTGCGCGGCGTGCCTGATGGGGGCGCGCAGGCTCGGCGAGCTGTTCGACCGCTACGGCCGCGACACCGTGGAAGCGTGCTTCGACTCGATCATCGACAGGACGACCCGGACCTACCGGCGCGAGATCCTGTCCAAGATCCCGGTCGGTTCCTGGGTATGGGAGGACTACGCCGAGCACGACGGCGTGGACGAGCCCAAGCTGCACCGGCAGCGGATCACTCTGACCAGGACCGCTCCCGATGATCCGGAAGGGGAGCGGCTGATCCTGGATTTCGCGGGCACCTCACCGCAGGCGAAGGGCCCGATCAACCATTGCGGCGACTACTCCGACGGCGTGTTCCTCAAGAAATGGCTCGCCCCGATCCTGCGCAACCTGGCCGACACGCCGGAACGCATGGCCGAACTGGACGTCAACGAGGGCATCGTCCCGCTGATCGAGATGCGGTTCCCGCCGCCGGGTACCTTGCTGACCCCGGTGTTCCCCGCACCGACCAACGCCAGGACGTTCGTGATCCTGCGGTTGCTCGGGGTGCTCGCCGGAGTGGTCGCCAAGGCGGTCGATGGTGACATGCCCGCCGACCAGGAGACCATCCGGTACACCGGTGTTTACGGCGAGGACCACGACGGGCGCGCCTACCTCATGCGGGAGGTGCTTGGCGGTGGTTCCGGCGGCCGGTCCTATGCGGACGGTGAGGACACCATCCACGTGGTGCCCGACTCGCGCAACCTGCCGACCGAGTTCACCGAATCCCGCTTCCCGTTCCTGGTGGAGAAGCTGTCGTTGGCGGTCGATTCCGGTGGTGCCGGCAAGTTCCGTGGCGGGCTCGGCTACGAGAAGCACATCCGGATGCTGCGCGACGGTCATTTCATGTCGATCGCCGACCGGTCCATCCTCGCCTGCTGGGGTGTCAAGGGTGGCAAGGCCGGCAAGCCGTTCGAGGTGACGATCGACCCGGGCGGCCCGAACGAACGTCAGGTGGACGCGCTGGCCGACGCCGAGCCGGTGAAGGCGGGCGAGGTGATCCGGATCCGCACCACGGGCGGCGGCGGCTGGGGTGATCCGCTGGAGCGGGACCCCGAGCTGGTCGTTCGAGATGTGGTGTGGCGCAAGGTTTCCTGCGACGCGGCACTGTCCGACTACGGTGTGGTGCTCACCGGGTCGCTCGACGACGACACGGTCGGCTACGACGCTGCCGCCACCCGTGACCTCCGTGACCGCATGCGCGCGGAGGCCGATGGTTCCGCGTTCTTCGACCGGGGCCCGGGCTACGCGCGGCTCAGCGGTGGGGAGAGTACCGCCGGGGTGGACTGGAGCTGA
- a CDS encoding hydantoinase/oxoprolinase family protein, with amino-acid sequence MSEQRRIRIGMDTGGTFTDVVAFDESTGRLTTTKTPSTPDNPADGFMTGIEKVLAMLGGFEHLDRSRQGAAISAVSHGTTVATNQLLEGKVEKLGFVTNEGYEAILEIARQSVPDGYGNSYFWVKPDRIVPRHLVRSVPGRLDHTGAELRPFDEAEAREVARWFRSRGIEAIGVCFLHAYANPEHEERMRAVLAEEYPEAVVSVSSEVLREYREYERSMTTLVDAAVKPKLSRYVNNIKTRLDAYAAAEGQSGPPLYVMKSNGGVLSADEVVHQPITTVLSGPAAGALGAALIARTAGFDKVVTCDGGGTSTDVSVVIDGEPSLTTEGSVGVYPCKIPMIDVATVGAGGGSIAWLAPEGNLKVGPHSAGADPGPLCYLKGGTDVTITDAHVVLGRIPAHLLGGEIPLDVEAARAGLRALADKLGLTVEACATGVLEISAWNQANALRQITVKRGLDVRDFTLTTFGGSGSLLLCRLVDILGLPSVLVPPNPGNVSAFGLLTVDVKNDYVRTHVRLQDALTPSDLSTVYAELTEQARMALTKEGFAESEHRFLRFADVRYFGQAFEVRVPVPQGPIDDALIDEVATRFHAEHRALYGYDFADDDSQQVEWVNLRVSGIGAIRRPTLVKQEVAADPGVPVERSRRGVCFDAEQGYLDTPVYWRPDLQPGQVVTGPAVVEEFGATVPLHPGFTARIDEYFNIIVTREGQA; translated from the coding sequence ATGAGCGAGCAGCGCCGCATCCGCATCGGGATGGATACCGGAGGCACCTTCACCGACGTCGTGGCCTTCGACGAGTCCACCGGCCGGTTGACCACCACCAAGACACCCTCCACACCGGACAACCCTGCCGACGGCTTCATGACGGGCATCGAGAAGGTGCTGGCCATGCTGGGTGGCTTCGAGCACCTGGACCGGTCGCGGCAGGGCGCGGCGATCAGCGCCGTCAGCCACGGCACCACGGTGGCCACCAATCAACTGCTCGAAGGCAAAGTGGAGAAGCTGGGCTTCGTCACCAACGAAGGCTACGAGGCGATCCTGGAGATCGCGAGGCAAAGCGTGCCCGACGGGTACGGAAACTCGTACTTCTGGGTCAAGCCGGACCGGATCGTCCCGCGGCACCTCGTGCGTTCGGTGCCGGGCAGGCTCGACCACACCGGCGCGGAACTGCGCCCCTTCGACGAAGCCGAGGCCCGAGAGGTCGCTCGCTGGTTCCGGTCGAGGGGGATCGAGGCGATCGGTGTGTGTTTCCTGCACGCCTACGCCAACCCGGAGCACGAGGAACGGATGCGCGCCGTTCTCGCCGAGGAGTACCCCGAGGCGGTGGTGTCGGTGTCGTCGGAGGTGTTGCGCGAGTACCGCGAGTACGAGCGGTCGATGACCACGCTCGTGGACGCGGCCGTGAAGCCGAAACTGTCGCGATACGTCAACAACATCAAGACCAGGCTGGACGCGTACGCCGCTGCCGAGGGCCAGTCCGGTCCGCCGCTGTACGTGATGAAGTCCAACGGCGGCGTGCTCAGCGCCGACGAGGTGGTGCACCAGCCGATCACCACAGTGCTGTCCGGCCCGGCTGCCGGCGCGCTCGGCGCGGCGCTCATCGCGCGTACCGCGGGCTTCGACAAGGTGGTCACCTGCGACGGGGGTGGCACCTCCACCGACGTCTCGGTCGTCATCGACGGTGAGCCGAGCCTGACCACCGAGGGCAGCGTCGGCGTGTATCCCTGCAAGATCCCGATGATCGACGTGGCCACCGTCGGCGCGGGCGGCGGCTCGATCGCCTGGCTGGCGCCCGAGGGCAACCTCAAGGTGGGACCGCACTCCGCGGGCGCGGACCCGGGCCCGCTGTGCTATCTCAAGGGCGGCACCGACGTCACGATCACGGACGCCCACGTGGTGCTCGGCCGCATTCCCGCCCACCTGCTCGGCGGTGAGATCCCGCTCGACGTCGAGGCCGCTCGCGCGGGGCTTCGGGCATTGGCGGACAAGCTGGGGCTCACCGTGGAGGCCTGTGCCACCGGCGTGCTGGAGATCTCCGCGTGGAACCAGGCCAACGCGCTGCGGCAGATTACCGTCAAACGCGGTCTCGACGTCCGTGACTTCACCCTCACCACGTTCGGCGGCTCGGGTTCGTTGCTGCTGTGCAGGCTCGTGGACATTCTCGGCCTGCCCTCGGTGCTCGTCCCGCCGAACCCCGGCAACGTGTCGGCGTTCGGCCTGCTCACCGTGGACGTGAAGAACGACTACGTGCGTACCCACGTTCGCCTTCAGGACGCGCTCACCCCCAGCGATCTGTCCACTGTGTACGCCGAGCTGACCGAGCAGGCTCGGATGGCACTGACCAAGGAGGGCTTCGCCGAGTCCGAGCACCGGTTCCTCCGGTTCGCGGACGTGCGGTACTTCGGCCAGGCCTTCGAGGTCCGGGTCCCCGTCCCGCAGGGGCCCATCGACGACGCGCTGATCGACGAGGTCGCCACCCGCTTCCACGCCGAGCATCGAGCGCTGTACGGGTACGACTTCGCCGACGACGACAGCCAGCAGGTCGAGTGGGTCAATCTGCGCGTCTCCGGGATCGGCGCCATCAGGCGGCCCACGCTGGTGAAGCAGGAGGTCGCCGCCGACCCCGGCGTGCCGGTGGAACGGTCGCGGCGAGGGGTGTGCTTCGACGCGGAGCAGGGATACCTCGACACCCCGGTCTACTGGCGGCCGGACCTTCAACCGGGCCAGGTCGTCACCGGCCCCGCGGTCGTGGAGGAATTCGGCGCCACGGTGCCGCTGCATCCCGGCTTCACGGCCCGCATCGACGAGTACTTCAACATCATCGTGACCCGGGAGGGGCAGGCATGA